The window CCGGCCGACTCGGTTCGCGAACCGTTGAGGTGGTGAACGGCGGTATGCCGGGATATTCGACAGTGCAGGAACTGAAGTTCTTCGAAGAGACCGTCGACCGACTCCAACCCGGGGTGGTCCTGCTCGCACTCTGTATCGGGAACGACATCTGGGACAACCTCCTTTACGTAGAACGGAACGTAATCGACGGTGGGGGAGGGTCATGGCGCGGCGGCGGTGGTGGGTGGCGTGCCCGACTCACGCTGCTGCTCAAGCACAGCGATTTCTACTTGTTGATTCGCCGAACCTTTAACGCGATCTTCCGCGGTTCCGAGGTGGAAGTGCGTCACCAGGACCGCCCGGCGGCGAGGATTCCCGACGGTCTGCGCCTGACCGAGCAGGCGGTACTCGATATGGCCAGGGGCGCTTGGCGCCGCGGCGCGCAATTCGCGGTTCTGCTCATTCCGGTGCAGGACCGCATAATAGCCCTGGACACTCAGCGCGACTTGAATGACCGCTTCCGCACCTTTGCCGAGCAACACGACATTCCGGTGTACGACTTGCGAGACCACATGCCCGCCGAAGGGGAGAGCGAACTCTACTACACGGTGCACTGGACCCCACGCGGTCACGCCGTCGTTGCCGATGCGGTAGAGGGCTTCCTGGCGCGAAACCGGTTCCTGGACGGGGGGGCCGCGGCAGCGCCATGAGTACCGGTACGACGGCGGCCGCGGGTCGAGCGCCGCTTCGGGTCGGTCTGGTGATCGGCCAGCTATCGATCGGTGGCGCCGAGGGGCAACTGCGGGAACTGGTGCGAGGCCTCAAGGGCCGCGTCGAGACTGTGGTTTATTGCCTCCATGAATCGGCGGGAACGCTCGTGGGAGATCTTCAGGCTCTCGACGTTCCAGTGCGGGTAATCGGGGGGCGCTCTGTCGATCGTGCCCGTCGTCTTGGCCTGGCAGTGCATGGCGACGGTATTGATGTTCTTCACTCATGGCTCTTCATTGCCAACGGTTACGCCTTCGCGTCGCGGTTCTTCGGAGTGCGAAAGCGGGGCCACCTCCCCCTGATTACGTCGGCGCGGAACTGCAAGATGCAAGGCGCCGCCAGTCGCTTCGTGAACGCCGTCGCGTTCCGGGGCAGTGCGGCCATCGTCGTCAACTCGCAGGATGTTGCCGAGTACATCGTTCGGTACTACCGGGCGCCGCGGGCGCGCATCCGGGTGATTCGCAACGGTATCGATACAGTTAGGTTCCATCCGCCCGCGGCTGTGCGCAACGGCAGCGGTCCGATCGTGACGGTGGGTCGACTGGTGGTGCAGAAGGACCATGCGTTGTTTCTGCGCGCGGCGGCGCGGTTGGTGGCGGTACGCCCCACGGCGCAGTTCGTTATCGTCGGCGAGGGTCCGTTGCGCCACGACCTTGAAGAGCAAGTGCGGGCGCTGGGATTGGGCGGTCATGTCAGGCTTCTTGGCGAACGGCGCGATGTTGAGGAAGTGCTGCGGTCGGCATCGCTGTTCTGGTTGACGTCGCGATGGGAGGGGATGCCGAACGTGGTGCTCGAGGCCATGGCAACCGGGGTGCCGCCCGTCGTTACCGACGTGGGAGGAACCCGCGAGCTCGTGCGGCCGGGGGTTGAAGGCTTCATTGTGGCACCCGGGGATGTCGATGGCCTGGTGGAGCACTCGCGAACGCTGCTTGAGAGCAGGGAGGTCTGGCAGCGTTGCAGTGCCGCCGCAAGGGCGCGTGCGGCTGAGTTCTCGGTGCCGCGCATGGCGGGCCAATTGGCGGCTCTATACGGGGACGTGGCTCGGAGGGATGGATGACGGCAACGTTGCCGCTGGTTTCGGTGATTATCCCGATGCGCAACGAGTCGAATCACATTCGGCCGTGCCTCGACTCGGTTCTGGCGCAGGACTATCCGGCGGATCGTTTCGAAGTGCTCGTCGTCGACGGCGATTCGGACGACGACTCCCTGGCCGTGCTGGCGACTTATGGGACACGCCTGCGCGTGTTGCACAACCGGCACCGTATTGTGCCG of the Candidatus Binatia bacterium genome contains:
- a CDS encoding SGNH/GDSL hydrolase family protein, with the translated sequence MTVAVRSTWRRWLSVGAVCAGLVVGLALGGELVVRVFFPQEHLPPGIFVSDPNLGYRVARNYEGEHVTRTFTVPLRTNSLGLRDREYGPPGPDTLRIYFLGDSFIFGNRVPLEDTVTKVLERQLAGRLGSRTVEVVNGGMPGYSTVQELKFFEETVDRLQPGVVLLALCIGNDIWDNLLYVERNVIDGGGGSWRGGGGGWRARLTLLLKHSDFYLLIRRTFNAIFRGSEVEVRHQDRPAARIPDGLRLTEQAVLDMARGAWRRGAQFAVLLIPVQDRIIALDTQRDLNDRFRTFAEQHDIPVYDLRDHMPAEGESELYYTVHWTPRGHAVVADAVEGFLARNRFLDGGAAAAP
- a CDS encoding glycosyltransferase, with protein sequence MSTGTTAAAGRAPLRVGLVIGQLSIGGAEGQLRELVRGLKGRVETVVYCLHESAGTLVGDLQALDVPVRVIGGRSVDRARRLGLAVHGDGIDVLHSWLFIANGYAFASRFFGVRKRGHLPLITSARNCKMQGAASRFVNAVAFRGSAAIVVNSQDVAEYIVRYYRAPRARIRVIRNGIDTVRFHPPAAVRNGSGPIVTVGRLVVQKDHALFLRAAARLVAVRPTAQFVIVGEGPLRHDLEEQVRALGLGGHVRLLGERRDVEEVLRSASLFWLTSRWEGMPNVVLEAMATGVPPVVTDVGGTRELVRPGVEGFIVAPGDVDGLVEHSRTLLESREVWQRCSAAARARAAEFSVPRMAGQLAALYGDVARRDG